The proteins below come from a single Salinilacihabitans rarus genomic window:
- the psmA gene encoding archaeal proteasome endopeptidase complex subunit alpha gives MQGQAQQQAYDRGITIFSPDGRLYQVEYAREAVKRGTASIGIRTNGGVVLAVDKRIPSPLLEDTSVEKIHKADDHIGIASAGHVADARQLIDFARRQSQVNRLRYGEPIGVETLTKTVTDHIQQYTQVGGARPFGVALIVGGIENGEPRLFETDPSGTPYEWKALAVGADRGELQSFLEDNYDEEADLEGGVALALDALASVNDGSLLPKEVGLATVDAETESFEQLDDDRIEEYLVENDLLDEGDAADE, from the coding sequence ATGCAGGGACAAGCCCAACAGCAGGCGTACGACCGCGGCATCACGATCTTCTCGCCAGACGGCCGACTCTACCAGGTGGAGTACGCCCGCGAGGCGGTCAAACGCGGCACCGCGAGCATCGGCATCCGAACGAACGGCGGCGTCGTCCTCGCGGTGGACAAGCGGATCCCCTCCCCGCTGCTCGAGGACACGAGCGTCGAGAAGATCCACAAGGCCGACGACCACATCGGCATCGCGAGCGCCGGCCACGTCGCCGACGCCCGCCAGTTGATCGACTTCGCCCGCCGGCAGTCGCAGGTCAACCGCCTGCGCTACGGCGAGCCGATCGGCGTCGAGACGCTGACGAAGACCGTCACCGACCACATCCAGCAGTACACGCAGGTCGGCGGCGCTCGACCGTTCGGCGTCGCACTCATCGTCGGCGGCATCGAGAACGGCGAGCCCCGCCTGTTCGAGACCGACCCCTCCGGGACGCCCTACGAGTGGAAGGCGCTGGCGGTCGGCGCCGACCGCGGCGAACTCCAGAGCTTCCTCGAGGACAACTACGACGAGGAGGCGGACCTCGAGGGCGGCGTCGCCCTCGCGCTCGACGCGCTGGCCTCGGTCAACGACGGCTCGCTGCTGCCCAAGGAGGTCGGCCTCGCCACCGTCGACGCCGAAACCGAGTCGTTCGAACAGCTGGACGACGATCGGATCGAGGAGTACCTCGTCGAGAACGACCTGCTCGACGAGGGCGACGCCGCCGACGAGTAA
- a CDS encoding FUN14 domain-containing protein has product MVDIDPTALGLEFGGGAAIGALMGFAAKKIAKLIAVIIGIQLVVFRFLESKGILVVDWERLSAGLLKTSERAQNADAQWIEPILSTLSVGAGFVGGFMIGFRRG; this is encoded by the coding sequence ATGGTGGACATCGATCCGACGGCACTGGGTCTCGAGTTCGGCGGTGGCGCGGCGATCGGTGCGCTGATGGGATTCGCGGCGAAGAAGATCGCGAAGCTGATCGCCGTCATCATCGGGATACAGCTCGTCGTCTTCCGGTTTCTGGAGTCGAAAGGTATCCTCGTCGTCGACTGGGAGCGCCTCTCGGCGGGTCTCCTCAAGACCAGCGAGCGAGCGCAGAACGCGGACGCACAGTGGATCGAGCCGATCCTCTCGACGCTGTCGGTCGGCGCGGGCTTCGTCGGCGGTTTCATGATCGGCTTCCGCCGGGGCTGA
- a CDS encoding thiolase C-terminal domain-containing protein: MERVAIIGASMTQFGQRDAWIRDLLAEAGIDCLEDAGVDPDEIEHLYVSNMASGEFEGQGGIMNGLAHDLGALPAYTERVDQTSSSGGAGIYAAWRSIASGASEMTLLVGGEKMTHRTTAEATDVIASITHPCEYKHGVTLPSFAGLTARHYLDRFDAPRESLAKVAVKNHRNGVDNPNAQFRREVDVETVLGSPVVADPLRLYDFCPITDGSAALLFCPESVAREYADEYAVIAGIDGATDTHVVHERPDPTVMSGVVESGRGAYEMSGYEPDDVDVAELHDMFTILEFLQMEGLGFAEHGEAWELVEAGYTDRDGELPINTSGGLKSKGHPLGASGVAQGVEIYEQLVGEAGPRQVEADVGLACNVGGFGNCVITTIMEAAR; this comes from the coding sequence ATGGAACGCGTGGCGATCATCGGCGCGTCGATGACCCAGTTCGGGCAGCGCGACGCCTGGATCCGCGACCTGCTCGCGGAGGCCGGCATCGACTGCCTCGAAGACGCGGGCGTCGACCCCGACGAGATCGAACACCTGTACGTCTCGAACATGGCCAGCGGCGAGTTCGAGGGGCAAGGCGGGATCATGAACGGCCTCGCCCACGACCTCGGCGCGCTCCCGGCGTACACCGAGCGCGTCGACCAGACGAGTTCGAGCGGCGGCGCCGGGATCTACGCCGCCTGGCGCTCGATCGCCAGCGGCGCCAGCGAGATGACGCTGCTCGTCGGCGGCGAGAAGATGACCCACCGGACGACCGCCGAGGCGACCGACGTCATCGCGTCGATCACCCACCCCTGCGAGTACAAACACGGCGTCACGCTGCCGTCGTTCGCCGGACTCACCGCCCGTCACTACCTCGACCGGTTCGACGCCCCCCGCGAGAGCCTCGCGAAGGTCGCGGTGAAGAACCACCGAAACGGCGTCGACAACCCGAACGCGCAGTTCCGCAGGGAGGTCGACGTCGAGACGGTCCTCGGGTCGCCCGTCGTCGCCGACCCGCTGCGGCTGTACGACTTCTGCCCGATCACCGACGGGAGCGCGGCGCTGTTGTTCTGCCCGGAGTCGGTCGCCCGGGAGTACGCCGACGAGTACGCCGTGATCGCGGGCATCGACGGCGCGACGGACACCCACGTCGTCCACGAGCGACCCGACCCGACGGTGATGAGCGGCGTCGTCGAGAGCGGTCGGGGCGCCTACGAGATGAGCGGCTACGAGCCGGACGACGTCGACGTCGCGGAACTGCACGACATGTTCACCATCCTCGAGTTCCTCCAGATGGAGGGGCTCGGCTTCGCCGAGCACGGCGAGGCGTGGGAACTCGTCGAGGCGGGTTACACCGACCGCGACGGCGAGTTGCCGATCAACACCTCCGGCGGACTCAAGTCGAAGGGTCACCCGCTCGGGGCCAGCGGCGTCGCCCAGGGCGTCGAGATATACGAACAACTCGTCGGCGAAGCGGGGCCGCGACAGGTCGAGGCCGACGTGGGCCTCGCGTGTAACGTCGGCGGGTTCGGTAACTGCGTGATCACCACCATCATGGAGGCAGCACGATGA
- a CDS encoding Zn-ribbon domain-containing OB-fold protein, whose amino-acid sequence MTMDAYRYEDGSISYPGHPLGPDGSESVETIDLSEYTAEVVTWTTSTATPPGVREPNHIAIVEFDVDGEPVRAIGQLTTDDVEVGDEVRPVYVEELREPGAGIKEPKSQEWDGYRFEPV is encoded by the coding sequence ATGACGATGGACGCCTACCGGTACGAGGACGGATCGATCAGCTACCCCGGCCACCCGCTGGGTCCGGACGGCTCCGAATCGGTCGAGACGATCGACCTCAGCGAGTACACCGCGGAGGTCGTCACCTGGACGACCAGCACCGCGACGCCGCCGGGCGTGCGCGAGCCGAACCACATCGCGATCGTCGAGTTCGACGTCGACGGCGAACCGGTCCGCGCGATCGGTCAACTGACGACCGACGACGTCGAGGTCGGCGACGAGGTCCGACCCGTCTACGTCGAGGAACTGCGCGAACCCGGCGCGGGGATCAAGGAACCGAAGAGCCAGGAGTGGGACGGCTACCGGTTCGAACCGGTCTGA
- a CDS encoding acyl-CoA thioesterase, with product MTEYTYAVDVDVRLRDIDFMGHVNNAVYATYLEQARAAFFEDVIGESLVTADTVLANLEIDYRRPIDADESVTVALGVPEPGTSSLPMEYEVRADGERAATARTVQVIVDRETGRSREMPPEWRDRIRAHRERRSP from the coding sequence ATGACCGAGTACACGTACGCCGTCGACGTCGACGTTCGCCTCCGCGACATCGACTTCATGGGCCACGTCAACAACGCCGTCTACGCGACGTACCTCGAACAGGCCCGGGCGGCCTTCTTCGAGGACGTGATCGGCGAGTCGCTCGTGACCGCCGACACCGTCCTCGCGAACCTCGAGATCGATTACCGCCGACCGATCGACGCCGACGAGTCGGTCACCGTCGCGCTGGGCGTGCCGGAACCGGGGACCTCGAGCCTGCCGATGGAGTACGAGGTCCGGGCGGACGGGGAGCGGGCGGCGACCGCGAGGACCGTGCAGGTGATCGTCGACCGGGAGACGGGACGGTCCCGCGAGATGCCCCCCGAGTGGCGCGACCGGATCCGTGCTCACCGGGAGCGGCGGTCGCCGTGA
- a CDS encoding class I SAM-dependent methyltransferase, translating to MKRNLEEHAARFDEKATEYDDSSSEEYRACANLVIEHAADVDGVVLDLGTGTGAIALALASEADRVVGRDISEGMMEEARRKADERGIENVAFDYGTFREPNYDGPVDVVTSNFAMHHLSDAEKREAIDAIAALGPRRFVLGDVMFFGEPDPEEPFYSPEVDDPATVGTLADALTDAGFALTAVERVHDQVGVLVAERGREADAE from the coding sequence ATGAAGAGGAACCTTGAGGAACACGCCGCGCGGTTCGACGAGAAGGCGACCGAGTACGACGACTCCAGTTCCGAGGAGTACCGCGCCTGCGCGAATCTGGTGATCGAACACGCCGCCGACGTCGACGGCGTCGTGCTGGACCTCGGGACCGGTACCGGCGCCATCGCGCTGGCGCTGGCGTCCGAGGCGGACCGCGTCGTCGGCCGGGACATCAGCGAGGGGATGATGGAGGAGGCCCGTCGGAAGGCCGACGAGCGGGGGATCGAGAACGTCGCGTTCGACTACGGGACGTTCCGCGAACCGAACTACGACGGCCCGGTCGACGTGGTAACGTCGAACTTCGCGATGCACCACCTCTCCGACGCCGAGAAGCGCGAGGCGATCGACGCCATCGCCGCCCTCGGGCCCCGACGGTTCGTCCTCGGGGACGTGATGTTCTTCGGCGAACCGGACCCAGAGGAGCCGTTCTACAGCCCCGAGGTCGACGATCCGGCGACGGTCGGGACGCTGGCCGACGCGCTCACCGACGCGGGGTTCGCGCTGACGGCCGTCGAGCGCGTCCACGACCAGGTGGGCGTCCTCGTCGCCGAGCGCGGGCGCGAGGCCGACGCGGAATGA
- a CDS encoding ribosome assembly factor SBDS, whose product MISLDEAVTARLESHGARFEVLVDPDAALAIKRGEFEGDLEEVIAAEDVFEDASRGDRPAENDLEKVFDTTEPLEIIPEVIKRGEIQITAEQRREMQEQKRKQLINTIARNAVNPQMDDAPHPPERIENALEEAGFTVDPMDPVSEQVDDALDALRPVIPIRFEEVTVAVQIPPEYAGSAQAKVRQYGDLEREEWQPDGSWIGVVTFPAGLQNDFYDVVNEHTSGTAETRIVKDKDELSTR is encoded by the coding sequence ATGATATCACTGGACGAGGCGGTGACGGCGCGACTCGAGTCCCACGGGGCACGATTCGAGGTGCTGGTCGACCCCGACGCGGCGCTCGCGATCAAACGCGGCGAGTTCGAGGGCGACCTCGAAGAGGTGATCGCCGCCGAGGACGTCTTCGAGGACGCCTCTCGCGGCGACCGCCCGGCCGAGAACGACCTCGAAAAGGTCTTCGACACGACGGAACCGCTCGAGATCATCCCCGAGGTCATCAAACGCGGCGAGATCCAGATCACGGCCGAGCAGCGCCGCGAGATGCAAGAGCAAAAGCGTAAACAGCTGATCAACACCATCGCTCGCAACGCCGTGAACCCGCAGATGGACGACGCGCCCCACCCGCCCGAGCGCATCGAGAACGCCCTGGAGGAGGCGGGCTTTACCGTCGACCCGATGGATCCGGTCAGCGAGCAGGTCGACGACGCCCTCGACGCGCTCCGGCCGGTGATCCCGATCCGATTCGAGGAGGTGACGGTCGCGGTTCAGATCCCGCCGGAGTACGCCGGCAGCGCCCAGGCGAAGGTCCGCCAGTACGGCGACCTGGAGCGCGAGGAGTGGCAGCCCGACGGCTCCTGGATCGGCGTCGTGACGTTCCCCGCGGGACTGCAAAACGACTTCTACGACGTGGTCAACGAGCACACGAGCGGGACCGCCGAGACGCGGATCGTCAAGGACAAAGACGAGTTGAGCACCCGGTGA
- a CDS encoding RNase P subunit p30 family protein, producing the protein MYEAVRASPDGDSTVAQFAETAAEYGFEGVVVRNHAGSRADYDAAELADEYGVDVVEGVEIRAENPQRASGSVGNFRTSHTIVAVGGGTPAMNRFAVENDKVDVLSHPMAGKGDVNHVLAKAAVENGVRIEFDLSVALRESGGRRVQALQSLRKLREIVAYYDAPYVVSAGPTNRFQLRAPRELAAVGERIGFAGEWIEDGLREWGRLAERNRRIRSESFIEPGVERGRYEEEP; encoded by the coding sequence ATGTACGAGGCCGTCCGCGCCAGCCCCGACGGCGACAGCACGGTCGCCCAGTTCGCCGAGACCGCCGCCGAGTACGGCTTCGAGGGCGTCGTCGTGCGCAACCACGCGGGCTCGCGAGCCGACTACGACGCCGCGGAACTCGCCGACGAGTACGGCGTGGACGTCGTCGAGGGGGTCGAGATCCGCGCGGAGAATCCCCAGCGGGCCAGCGGCTCGGTCGGCAACTTCCGTACGTCGCATACGATCGTCGCGGTCGGCGGCGGGACGCCGGCGATGAACCGCTTTGCCGTCGAGAACGACAAGGTGGACGTACTCTCGCACCCGATGGCGGGCAAGGGTGACGTCAACCACGTCCTCGCGAAGGCGGCCGTCGAGAACGGGGTCCGCATCGAGTTCGACCTCTCGGTCGCCCTGCGCGAGAGCGGCGGCCGGCGGGTGCAGGCGCTCCAGTCGCTGCGAAAGCTCCGCGAGATCGTCGCCTACTACGACGCGCCGTACGTCGTGAGCGCGGGACCGACGAACCGCTTCCAGCTGCGCGCGCCGCGGGAACTCGCCGCCGTCGGGGAGCGGATCGGCTTCGCCGGCGAGTGGATCGAGGACGGCCTGCGCGAGTGGGGACGGCTGGCCGAGCGCAACCGACGGATCAGGTCCGAGTCCTTCATTGAACCGGGGGTCGAACGCGGTAGGTATGAAGAGGAACCTTGA
- the tbsP gene encoding transcriptional regulator TbsP, whose protein sequence is MGSNLLNHQIDDILETVLEDASGDVYMVNPSWDAIEEFVSVATAFDGELPTVHMLADERTLKDVMDDFIVASNAADLIAEDALELRTLEQAPENSLLVTEDRVVAVVHAGDRVGGLVTDDEEFVAAAADTYESRWADAEAFNLRTPPITRVKETLAEEISPEAEADFTAILDSLETARGDGDGLDEVTISLLVAAKNEALLYDISKWGEDVGIASKATFSRTKTKLEDMGLIDTEKVPIDVGRPRLRLKIGDERLEEADNGQLATVAQSILN, encoded by the coding sequence ATGGGTTCGAATTTACTTAACCATCAGATTGACGATATCCTCGAAACCGTCCTCGAGGACGCCAGCGGCGACGTTTACATGGTCAATCCCTCGTGGGACGCGATCGAGGAGTTCGTCTCCGTCGCCACCGCCTTCGACGGCGAGTTGCCGACCGTCCACATGCTCGCCGACGAGCGCACCCTCAAGGACGTGATGGACGACTTCATCGTCGCCTCGAACGCCGCCGACCTCATCGCCGAGGACGCCCTCGAACTGCGCACCCTCGAGCAGGCGCCGGAGAACTCGCTGCTGGTCACCGAGGACCGCGTCGTCGCGGTCGTCCACGCCGGCGACCGCGTCGGCGGCCTCGTCACCGACGACGAGGAGTTCGTCGCGGCCGCGGCCGACACCTACGAGAGCCGCTGGGCCGACGCCGAGGCGTTCAACCTCCGGACGCCGCCGATCACGCGGGTCAAGGAGACCCTCGCCGAGGAGATCAGTCCCGAGGCCGAGGCCGACTTCACCGCGATCCTCGACTCGCTCGAGACCGCCCGCGGCGACGGCGACGGTCTGGACGAGGTCACCATCTCGCTGCTCGTCGCCGCCAAGAACGAGGCGCTGCTGTACGACATCAGCAAGTGGGGCGAGGACGTCGGGATCGCCAGCAAGGCCACCTTCAGCCGGACGAAGACCAAACTCGAGGACATGGGTCTCATCGACACCGAGAAGGTGCCCATCGACGTCGGCCGCCCGCGCCTGCGCCTGAAGATCGGCGACGAACGCCTCGAAGAAGCGGACAACGGCCAGCTCGCGACGGTGGCGCAATCTATCCTCAACTGA
- a CDS encoding HalOD1 output domain-containing protein, giving the protein MLLSADRSETRRDRSLSFEIINAVAEREGVDATEIEPPEYEALYDVLNPEALDALFSPREDGTPRSNGTVEFRFCGYDVVVTGDGDVDVRE; this is encoded by the coding sequence ATGCTGCTCTCAGCCGATCGTTCGGAGACACGACGAGATCGTTCACTCAGTTTCGAGATTATCAACGCAGTAGCCGAACGGGAGGGGGTCGACGCGACCGAGATCGAACCGCCCGAGTACGAAGCCCTCTACGACGTTCTCAACCCCGAAGCGCTCGATGCGTTGTTCTCTCCCCGCGAAGACGGTACCCCGCGATCGAACGGTACGGTCGAGTTCCGCTTTTGCGGTTACGACGTCGTCGTCACCGGCGACGGCGACGTGGACGTCCGCGAGTGA
- a CDS encoding DUF7547 family protein codes for MDGSDEDLAEAVRELSETLRELRRELEREGREGRERRRGRPFRFRPPRPEDLLRFADDVALPTLIALLEATLRSLEAFQRGLALVRRERRARDRTRETAETTRARADELGERALDQLDVALSELQRALSGEGADVPDDRARDLLVDARELRDEVDRRLRDATAGPEPGDERGRAIEIEDGSDDADETEADPSVDVDAELETLRERYGPEEDAEGGEGNDESDDEDGVAEDGDEEDEATDDGGDEENGT; via the coding sequence ATGGACGGATCAGACGAGGACCTCGCCGAGGCCGTCCGGGAACTCTCGGAGACCCTGCGCGAACTGCGCCGCGAACTCGAACGCGAGGGGCGCGAGGGGCGCGAGCGGCGGCGCGGGCGGCCGTTCCGGTTTCGCCCGCCGCGGCCCGAGGACCTGCTCCGGTTCGCGGACGACGTCGCGCTCCCGACGCTGATCGCGCTGCTGGAGGCCACCCTCCGGTCGCTCGAAGCCTTCCAGCGCGGGCTGGCGCTCGTCCGCCGGGAGCGCCGCGCCAGGGACCGCACGCGCGAGACCGCCGAGACGACGCGTGCGCGCGCGGACGAACTGGGCGAGCGGGCGCTCGACCAACTCGACGTCGCGCTGTCGGAACTCCAGCGGGCGCTCTCCGGCGAGGGCGCGGACGTCCCCGACGACCGCGCGCGCGACCTGCTCGTGGACGCCCGCGAGTTGCGCGACGAAGTCGACCGCCGCCTGCGCGACGCGACGGCCGGCCCCGAACCGGGCGACGAGCGGGGTCGCGCCATCGAGATCGAGGACGGATCGGACGACGCCGACGAGACCGAGGCGGACCCCTCGGTCGACGTGGACGCCGAACTCGAGACGCTCCGGGAGCGGTACGGGCCGGAGGAGGACGCGGAGGGCGGAGAGGGGAACGACGAATCGGACGACGAGGACGGCGTCGCGGAGGACGGCGACGAGGAAGACGAAGCAACCGACGACGGCGGCGACGAGGAGAACGGAACCTGA
- the hflX gene encoding GTPase HflX — translation MRAIIAKRVDSGTPDTEEIRDLAEAAGYEVVGEVTQARKADPALQLGEGKANELARTVEATDATTVIFDNRLGPYQTYNLGRLLPDGVEVIDRFTLILEIFGQRAQTRKAQLQVELAELRYELPRVEAKVSLAKREEHPGFMGLGEYDESREQDIKSQISRIKDELDRIEHTEEQRRERRRDSGFDLVALAGYTNAGKSTLLRRLADDLDVDENEDLHPDLDATAESQDRLFTTLGTTTRRADVDSRDVLVTDTVGFISDLPHWLVESFKSTLDSVYRADLVLLVVDVSEPVDEIHEKLVTSHDTLYERNEAPIVTVLNKIDRVDEAELAEKRAALSALAPNPVAVSAKEGTNVDALLDRIDAELPDWERERLVLPMTDDTMSLVSWIHDNARVEDVTYGDDDVVVSFEARPSVISRARSRASELRPAAGSA, via the coding sequence ATGAGAGCGATCATCGCAAAGCGCGTCGACTCCGGGACGCCCGACACCGAGGAGATCCGTGACCTCGCCGAGGCCGCGGGCTACGAGGTCGTCGGCGAGGTCACCCAGGCCCGGAAGGCCGACCCGGCCCTCCAGTTGGGGGAAGGGAAGGCGAACGAACTGGCCCGGACCGTCGAGGCGACCGACGCCACGACGGTCATCTTCGACAACCGACTCGGGCCGTACCAGACGTACAACCTCGGGCGCCTGCTCCCCGACGGCGTCGAGGTGATAGACCGGTTCACGCTGATTCTCGAGATCTTCGGCCAGCGCGCGCAGACCCGGAAGGCACAGCTACAGGTCGAACTCGCCGAACTCCGGTACGAACTGCCCCGCGTCGAGGCGAAGGTGAGCCTCGCCAAGCGCGAGGAACACCCCGGGTTCATGGGGCTGGGCGAGTACGACGAGAGCCGCGAGCAGGACATCAAGTCCCAGATCAGCCGGATCAAGGACGAACTCGACCGGATCGAGCACACCGAGGAGCAGCGCCGCGAGCGCCGGCGCGACTCCGGGTTCGACCTCGTGGCCCTCGCGGGGTACACGAACGCCGGGAAGTCGACGCTGCTCCGTCGACTCGCCGACGACCTGGACGTCGACGAGAACGAGGACCTCCACCCCGACCTCGACGCGACCGCCGAGTCCCAGGATCGGCTGTTCACGACGCTCGGGACGACGACCCGCCGGGCGGACGTCGACTCCCGCGACGTGCTCGTCACCGACACGGTCGGGTTCATCAGCGACCTGCCCCACTGGCTCGTCGAGTCGTTCAAGTCGACGCTCGATTCGGTCTACCGGGCGGACCTCGTCTTGCTCGTCGTCGACGTGAGCGAACCGGTCGACGAGATCCACGAGAAACTCGTCACCAGCCACGACACGCTCTACGAGCGCAACGAGGCGCCGATCGTGACGGTACTCAACAAGATCGATCGGGTCGACGAGGCGGAACTCGCCGAGAAGCGGGCGGCGCTGTCGGCGCTCGCGCCCAACCCCGTCGCCGTGAGCGCGAAAGAGGGGACGAACGTCGACGCCCTGCTCGACCGGATCGACGCCGAACTCCCCGACTGGGAGCGCGAGCGGCTTGTGCTCCCGATGACCGACGACACGATGAGTCTGGTCTCGTGGATCCACGACAACGCCCGCGTCGAGGACGTCACCTACGGCGACGACGACGTGGTCGTCTCCTTCGAGGCGCGCCCGTCGGTGATCTCGCGGGCGCGCTCGCGGGCGAGCGAACTGCGGCCGGCGGCGGGATCGGCCTGA
- a CDS encoding pentapeptide repeat-containing protein: MQPELTRGNVGAVCCWRPRWGDGERCVWHADVESKPREAFEADRPRRGERLDGAILRSVSLAGVTWLAGCRLIGADFTGAILRGVDFTGADLRRSTFRDVDLRRATFERAVVEDALFVNADLREATFLDARLDRTLFSDAPMDRETAFGDRLVYERLIDEADDREAVIDFADGATWTYRELQRIFDENALPDRSIEYYRREMDLRRRVAWKTGAYRRAIKLAGSHWLMRYGTSPWRVVASSLVLILVCALLYPLTGGIREVGVDTAITYSLEDPTQASLAALLSVFFRSLYFSIVTFATLGYGDIQPIGTVARTIAGVESLLGSLLMALLVFVLTRSVR; this comes from the coding sequence GTGCAGCCGGAGCTGACGAGGGGGAACGTCGGTGCGGTCTGTTGCTGGCGGCCGCGCTGGGGCGACGGCGAGCGCTGCGTCTGGCACGCGGACGTCGAGAGCAAACCCCGCGAGGCGTTCGAGGCGGACCGGCCGCGCCGCGGCGAGCGCCTCGACGGCGCGATCCTCCGGAGCGTCTCGCTCGCGGGCGTGACGTGGCTGGCCGGCTGTCGACTCATCGGCGCGGACTTCACCGGCGCGATCCTCCGGGGCGTCGACTTCACCGGGGCGGACCTGCGGCGGTCGACGTTCCGGGACGTCGACCTGCGGCGCGCGACGTTCGAGCGGGCGGTCGTCGAGGACGCGCTGTTCGTCAACGCCGACCTGCGGGAGGCGACCTTCCTCGACGCGCGCCTCGACCGGACGCTGTTCTCGGACGCGCCGATGGACCGCGAGACGGCGTTCGGCGACCGTCTCGTCTACGAGCGACTGATCGACGAGGCCGACGACCGCGAGGCGGTGATCGACTTCGCCGACGGGGCGACCTGGACGTACCGCGAACTCCAGCGGATCTTCGACGAGAACGCGCTCCCGGACCGGTCGATCGAGTACTACCGCCGCGAGATGGACCTGCGCCGCCGGGTCGCCTGGAAGACGGGGGCGTACCGGCGCGCGATCAAACTCGCGGGCTCTCACTGGCTGATGCGCTACGGCACGAGTCCGTGGCGGGTCGTCGCCAGTTCGCTGGTGTTGATACTGGTCTGTGCGCTGTTGTACCCGCTGACCGGCGGCATCCGCGAGGTGGGGGTCGACACGGCGATCACCTACTCGCTCGAAGACCCCACGCAGGCGTCGCTCGCGGCGCTGCTGTCGGTGTTCTTCAGGAGCCTCTACTTCAGCATCGTCACGTTCGCGACGCTCGGCTACGGCGACATCCAGCCGATCGGGACCGTCGCGCGGACGATCGCCGGCGTCGAGTCGCTGCTCGGGTCGCTGTTGATGGCGCTGCTGGTGTTCGTGCTCACGCGGTCGGTGCGCTGA